A stretch of the Paenibacillus dendritiformis genome encodes the following:
- a CDS encoding MFS transporter, with protein MNRVRFSIFFSVFVAMVGFMIIAPVMPPLIRELGLSETHSGLIISLGSVAMAVMAPVWGRYSDVRGRKAVILLGFLGMFISYVLFTATMYAGLSGLIGGGLLVALLIVARGLVGLFIPAVPSAAQAYMADITDEQGRSAGMALIGAANGMGLVLGPAIAGAFAIIGLIWPLYIGALLPLVAMAVALLLIPAHKAKIQAKPPKVNPFQRGLRLYLFAGLATMLSIVTLQVIGGFYFQDQLSMTTQETARMVSMGLMVSGVAMIVTQGIQMKKPKWQPQPLILIGSALLILSMLLFLFVIGLVSFYAAFFLFGIGTGLMMPGFMSASSLAVAPEQQGGVAGLVGSVSGISAVIAPIASTSLYQLDKHLPFAAVAALVLLMAVTLLVGGAKLGASKGAAEAANAEK; from the coding sequence GTGAATCGAGTTCGATTCAGTATATTTTTTAGCGTGTTCGTGGCGATGGTCGGGTTTATGATCATCGCCCCTGTGATGCCTCCGCTGATTCGCGAGTTGGGACTGAGCGAGACGCATTCAGGGTTGATTATTTCGCTCGGATCGGTTGCCATGGCCGTGATGGCGCCGGTGTGGGGCAGATATAGCGATGTGCGGGGAAGGAAGGCGGTCATCTTGCTTGGCTTCCTCGGCATGTTCATCAGCTATGTGCTGTTCACGGCGACGATGTATGCCGGCTTGTCCGGGCTGATCGGCGGCGGGCTGCTGGTCGCGCTGCTCATCGTGGCGCGCGGGCTGGTCGGCCTGTTCATTCCGGCCGTTCCCTCCGCCGCGCAGGCGTATATGGCGGACATCACGGATGAGCAGGGCCGCTCGGCAGGAATGGCTCTGATCGGGGCCGCCAATGGCATGGGCCTCGTGCTTGGCCCGGCGATTGCCGGAGCGTTCGCGATTATCGGCCTGATCTGGCCGCTGTATATTGGCGCGCTGCTGCCGCTTGTCGCGATGGCGGTCGCCCTGCTGCTGATTCCGGCGCATAAGGCGAAGATTCAGGCCAAGCCGCCGAAGGTGAACCCGTTCCAACGCGGTCTTCGCCTTTATCTGTTCGCCGGACTGGCGACGATGCTCAGCATCGTCACCTTGCAAGTGATCGGCGGCTTCTATTTTCAGGATCAGTTGTCGATGACGACGCAGGAGACCGCGCGGATGGTGTCCATGGGCTTGATGGTGAGCGGGGTGGCGATGATTGTGACCCAGGGCATCCAGATGAAAAAGCCGAAATGGCAGCCCCAGCCCTTGATTCTGATTGGATCGGCGCTGCTCATCCTCAGCATGCTGCTCTTCCTGTTCGTCATTGGGCTCGTCAGCTTTTACGCGGCCTTCTTCTTGTTCGGTATCGGAACCGGGCTGATGATGCCGGGCTTCATGTCCGCTTCCTCGCTAGCGGTGGCCCCCGAGCAGCAAGGCGGCGTAGCGGGGCTCGTCGGATCGGTCTCCGGCATCTCCGCCGTAATCGCCCCGATCGCGAGCACGAGCTTGTACCAGCTGGATAAGCATCTGCCCTTTGCGGCGGTCGCTGCCTTAGTGCTGCTGATGGCCGTTACGCTGCTTGTCGGCGGGGCGAAGCTGGGCGCAAGCAAGGGAGCGGCGGAAGCAGCGAATGCGGAGAAATAG
- the brnQ gene encoding branched-chain amino acid transport system II carrier protein, with product MKSLSKSHVFFVGLMLFSLFFGAGNLIFPPILGQQAGDNFAVAILGFIVTGVGLPLLAVIAIAMTGRDVQHLAGRVHPKFGILFAIIAYLSIGPFMGIPRVANVSFEMGMRPFLPEPLQPNGWVLLAYTLAFFILVYWLCLNPSKLVARIGKILTPLLLLSIAALFISAMVSPLGEAQPAVQEYATSPGVKGFMEGYLTLDAIAALAFGIIVVNAIRDQGVKDKRAITKSAVQAGVIAGAGLSLVYAALGWLGVTSVTEFGYAKNGGQLLTQIVQKLFGQSGLLLLAVIVTLACLTTCIGLVSACSQYFSTLFRRLSYSQVAFLTCAAGLLVANLGLNTILSVSVPVLLVIYPVAIVLLLMSMGHRLFGGRPSVYAGALIGTVLISLFEGLKEANVPVEQVTEWLKHHLPLYKQGIGWVIPAVAGGIIGWLIGWAISAIKNRGQAGAPASQYKK from the coding sequence ATGAAATCACTATCGAAAAGCCACGTATTTTTCGTGGGACTCATGCTTTTTTCGTTATTTTTTGGCGCGGGGAACTTAATCTTTCCGCCGATTTTGGGGCAGCAGGCGGGAGACAACTTCGCCGTCGCCATACTGGGCTTCATTGTGACCGGCGTTGGCTTGCCGCTGCTCGCCGTCATCGCGATTGCCATGACGGGCCGGGACGTGCAGCATCTCGCAGGCCGGGTGCATCCGAAGTTCGGTATCCTGTTTGCCATTATCGCCTATTTGTCGATCGGTCCTTTCATGGGGATTCCGCGCGTAGCTAATGTGTCCTTCGAGATGGGAATGCGTCCCTTTCTGCCCGAGCCTCTTCAACCAAACGGTTGGGTGCTTCTGGCTTATACGCTCGCGTTCTTTATTCTCGTCTACTGGCTCTGCTTGAATCCATCGAAATTGGTGGCTCGCATCGGGAAGATTCTTACGCCCTTGCTGCTCCTATCCATCGCCGCACTCTTCATCTCCGCGATGGTGAGCCCGCTTGGAGAAGCGCAGCCTGCGGTACAGGAATATGCGACGTCTCCCGGCGTCAAAGGATTTATGGAAGGTTATTTGACGTTGGATGCAATCGCCGCGCTCGCGTTCGGCATCATCGTCGTCAATGCAATCCGCGATCAAGGCGTTAAGGACAAGCGCGCGATTACGAAATCCGCCGTTCAAGCCGGCGTCATCGCGGGCGCGGGCTTGTCGCTCGTCTATGCGGCGCTGGGATGGCTCGGAGTGACAAGTGTTACCGAATTCGGGTATGCGAAAAATGGCGGGCAGCTGTTGACGCAAATCGTCCAGAAACTATTCGGACAGTCCGGATTGCTCCTATTGGCCGTCATCGTTACACTTGCCTGTCTGACGACCTGCATCGGATTGGTATCCGCATGCAGTCAGTATTTTTCCACCTTATTCCGCAGGCTCAGTTATAGTCAAGTCGCGTTCCTGACTTGCGCAGCGGGCTTGTTGGTAGCCAATCTAGGGTTGAATACCATTCTGTCGGTATCTGTTCCGGTGCTGCTGGTCATCTACCCTGTCGCTATTGTGTTACTTTTGATGTCCATGGGCCACCGCCTCTTCGGCGGGCGCCCGTCCGTCTATGCCGGCGCGCTAATCGGCACCGTGCTCATTAGCTTATTTGAAGGGTTGAAGGAGGCCAACGTCCCGGTAGAACAGGTTACGGAGTGGCTCAAGCATCACCTCCCTTTGTATAAGCAGGGAATCGGCTGGGTCATTCCGGCGGTGGCAGGCGGGATTATCGGCTGGCTGATTGGTTGGGCAATCAGCGCGATTAAGAATCGCGGACAGGCCGGCGCCCCGGCTTCGCAATACAAAAAGTAA
- a CDS encoding gluconate 2-dehydrogenase subunit 3 family protein, producing MARHSHYPSFDVMKERHEWDDHTQTIVMSRVKPNNALHFFTPPEAGMIRRIASLLVDDETPEALDYVLVHIDRTMHRSPGESQRKAGVPEAPKLLRTGLLALEQAAQALHSASFADLDADIQRQYLQDMSQSAAKPKKAWTGIPQAELFRKLLNLTVEAYYSHPKVWSDIGYAGPAYPRGYVRTQMGQLDPWEAQPEQ from the coding sequence ATGGCACGGCATAGTCATTATCCGTCTTTTGATGTGATGAAGGAACGGCATGAATGGGATGACCATACGCAGACCATCGTGATGTCCCGCGTCAAGCCGAACAATGCTTTGCACTTTTTTACGCCGCCCGAGGCCGGCATGATCCGGCGCATCGCCTCGCTGCTCGTAGACGATGAGACGCCGGAAGCGCTCGATTACGTGCTTGTCCACATCGACCGCACGATGCATCGCTCCCCAGGGGAGAGCCAGCGCAAGGCGGGCGTTCCCGAAGCGCCGAAGCTGCTTCGGACGGGACTCCTGGCGCTGGAGCAAGCGGCCCAAGCCTTGCACTCCGCCTCTTTTGCGGACCTGGACGCGGACATCCAGAGGCAATATTTGCAGGACATGAGCCAATCCGCCGCCAAGCCGAAAAAAGCATGGACCGGCATACCGCAAGCCGAACTGTTCAGGAAGCTGCTGAATCTGACGGTCGAAGCGTACTATTCTCACCCGAAGGTATGGTCCGACATCGGATACGCCGGTCCGGCCTATCCGCGGGGATATGTCCGCACGCAGATGGGACAATTGGATCCATGGGAGGCTCAGCCGGAACAATGA
- the nrdI gene encoding class Ib ribonucleoside-diphosphate reductase assembly flavoprotein NrdI — MLIAYDSKTGNVKRFVEKLDMECVRISADTKLAEPFILITYTTGFGQVPQSTMEFLEEHGHLLQGVASSGNMNWGVRYGLAADHISRLYSVPVLMKFELSGTKKDVAQFTREVQYFDTKMDTA, encoded by the coding sequence GTGCTTATCGCGTACGACTCGAAGACTGGCAACGTGAAGCGTTTTGTCGAGAAGCTGGATATGGAGTGTGTTCGCATATCCGCAGATACGAAGCTGGCTGAACCCTTTATTTTGATCACGTACACGACAGGGTTCGGACAAGTGCCTCAATCTACGATGGAATTCCTTGAGGAGCATGGCCATTTGCTGCAAGGGGTCGCTTCCAGCGGCAATATGAACTGGGGCGTCCGGTACGGACTGGCAGCCGATCATATTTCTCGATTATATTCCGTGCCCGTACTGATGAAGTTCGAGCTCAGCGGCACGAAGAAGGATGTAGCACAATTTACTCGGGAGGTCCAGTACTTTGATACCAAAATGGATACAGCTTAA
- the nrdE gene encoding class 1b ribonucleoside-diphosphate reductase subunit alpha, whose protein sequence is MVQKDGKFQFDKDREAAKSYFIDYVNQNTVFFHNLEEKIHYLVENDYYEKELFDQYEFKDVKRLYEYLYAKKFRFPSFMSAFKFYNNYAMKTNDDTKFLERYEDRLAVVSLFLASGDIDKAFEYAELLISQEYQPATPTFLNAGKKRRGELVSCFLLEVDDSMNSIGFSINSALQLSKIGGGVSLNLSKIRGAGEQIKGLDGKASGVLPVMKLFEDAFSYANQLGQRDGSGVVYLNVFHSDIHEFLDTKKINSDEKIRMKTLSLGVVAPNKFFELVEQDKDMYLFYPYTVYKEYGKHLDDMDISEMYDELVDNPNVRKKKIVARDLILKIAQIQMESGYPYIMFVDNTNEYHALKEIGRVKFSNLCSEIAQLSEVSTINDYGVEDEIHRDISCNLGSLNIVNVMKNKRMRDTVHRAMDALTEVSDRSNISIVPSVAKANRELHSVGLGAMNLHGFLAKNRIAYESKEARDFVRTFFMMVNFYSLERSMLIAQERGVTFKDFEKSEYASGAYFDRYLNTDFSPKTERVQQLFEGHAIPTLEDWARLKEQVMEHGLYHAYRLAIAPTGSISYLQSSTASIAPITQRIEEREYGDSKTIYPMPYISDENYFYYKEAYDMDMFNLIDLVADVQVHVDQAISTVLFVKDDLTTRDLAKYYIYAQKKGLKTLYYTRTKKKTIDECVSCVV, encoded by the coding sequence ATGGTCCAGAAGGACGGAAAGTTCCAATTTGACAAAGATCGGGAGGCGGCGAAAAGCTATTTCATCGACTATGTCAATCAAAATACAGTATTCTTCCATAATCTTGAGGAAAAGATTCATTATCTGGTAGAGAACGACTACTATGAAAAGGAACTGTTCGATCAGTACGAATTCAAGGATGTCAAGCGGCTCTACGAATATTTATACGCGAAAAAGTTCCGCTTCCCGTCGTTCATGAGCGCGTTCAAGTTCTATAACAACTACGCCATGAAGACCAATGACGATACGAAATTCCTGGAGCGCTACGAGGACCGCCTGGCCGTCGTCTCCCTGTTCCTGGCGAGCGGGGATATCGACAAGGCGTTCGAGTATGCCGAGTTGCTGATTTCTCAAGAGTATCAGCCGGCGACGCCGACCTTCCTGAATGCCGGCAAGAAGCGGAGAGGGGAACTGGTCAGCTGCTTCCTGCTCGAGGTGGACGATTCGATGAACTCGATCGGATTCTCGATCAACTCGGCGCTGCAGCTGAGCAAGATTGGCGGCGGCGTGAGCCTGAATTTGAGCAAAATCCGCGGCGCCGGCGAGCAAATCAAAGGGCTGGACGGCAAAGCAAGCGGCGTCCTGCCGGTCATGAAGCTGTTTGAGGATGCATTCTCCTACGCGAACCAATTGGGTCAGCGCGACGGCAGCGGCGTCGTCTACTTGAACGTCTTCCATTCCGACATCCATGAATTCCTCGACACGAAGAAGATCAACAGCGACGAGAAAATTCGGATGAAGACGTTATCGCTTGGCGTAGTCGCGCCGAATAAGTTTTTCGAGCTGGTGGAGCAGGACAAGGATATGTACTTGTTCTACCCGTATACCGTGTACAAGGAGTACGGCAAACATCTGGACGACATGGACATCAGCGAGATGTACGACGAGCTTGTCGACAATCCGAATGTCCGGAAAAAGAAGATTGTCGCGCGCGACCTGATTTTGAAGATTGCGCAGATTCAGATGGAGTCGGGCTATCCTTACATTATGTTCGTGGACAATACGAATGAATACCATGCGCTCAAAGAAATCGGACGCGTCAAGTTCTCGAACTTGTGCAGCGAGATTGCGCAGCTGAGCGAAGTGTCCACGATCAACGACTACGGCGTAGAGGACGAGATCCATCGCGATATTTCCTGCAACCTCGGCTCGTTGAATATTGTTAACGTCATGAAAAATAAACGGATGCGCGATACGGTTCACCGCGCGATGGATGCGTTGACCGAGGTGAGCGACCGCAGCAATATCAGCATTGTGCCTTCGGTGGCCAAGGCGAACCGCGAGCTCCATTCCGTCGGCTTGGGCGCGATGAACCTGCACGGCTTTTTGGCGAAGAACAGGATCGCCTATGAATCGAAGGAAGCGAGAGACTTCGTTCGCACCTTCTTCATGATGGTGAATTTCTATTCCCTGGAGCGTTCGATGCTGATCGCGCAGGAGCGCGGCGTGACGTTCAAAGACTTCGAGAAGAGCGAGTACGCAAGCGGCGCATACTTCGACCGTTATCTGAATACGGACTTCAGTCCGAAGACGGAGCGGGTGCAGCAGCTGTTCGAAGGGCATGCGATTCCGACCCTCGAGGATTGGGCCCGCTTGAAGGAGCAGGTGATGGAGCATGGCTTGTATCATGCGTACCGCCTGGCGATCGCGCCTACCGGCTCGATCTCGTACCTGCAGTCCTCGACGGCGTCCATCGCGCCGATTACGCAGCGCATCGAAGAGCGCGAATACGGCGATTCCAAGACGATCTACCCGATGCCGTACATTAGCGATGAGAACTACTTCTATTACAAAGAAGCTTACGATATGGATATGTTCAACCTGATCGACCTGGTTGCGGACGTGCAGGTCCACGTCGACCAAGCCATTTCGACCGTCTTGTTCGTGAAGGATGATCTGACGACCCGCGATCTGGCGAAGTACTATATCTACGCGCAGAAGAAGGGGCTCAAGACACTCTACTATACCCGGACGAAAAAGAAAACAATCGACGAGTGCGTGAGCTGCGTCGTCTAA
- the nrdF gene encoding class 1b ribonucleoside-diphosphate reductase subunit beta, protein MKNFEAVNWNRPESDYMEMLWTQNTSQFWLDTEIPISKDLKSWTKMTEDEKLAYMHVLGGLTLLDTEQGNVGMPVIAQHVEGKQKKAILIFQAAMEEIHAKSYSTIFTTVASTAMIDETFDWVKENKHLQKKTAIIDGLYKGIQDNDPVSLYKAMVASVFLESFLFYSGFFYPLYLAGQGKMVASGEIIKLIIRDESVHGVFVGLLAQEIYNKQSAAMQQELSRFVQDLLIELYENELEYTEHLYDAIGLTHEVKKYIRYNANKALMNLGFEPHFPEEEVNPVVLNGIRTETSTHDFFSTKGSGYQKGKVEPLQDKDFAMLNDRVKQSEIF, encoded by the coding sequence ATGAAAAATTTTGAAGCAGTGAACTGGAACCGACCCGAATCGGATTATATGGAAATGCTGTGGACGCAAAATACGTCCCAGTTCTGGCTGGATACCGAGATTCCGATCTCGAAGGACCTGAAGTCGTGGACCAAAATGACGGAAGACGAGAAGCTCGCCTATATGCATGTGCTTGGCGGCCTCACGCTGTTGGATACGGAGCAGGGGAATGTGGGGATGCCAGTCATTGCCCAACATGTCGAAGGCAAGCAGAAAAAAGCGATTCTGATCTTCCAGGCCGCGATGGAAGAGATTCATGCGAAGAGCTACAGCACGATCTTTACGACCGTGGCCAGCACGGCCATGATCGACGAGACGTTCGACTGGGTGAAGGAGAACAAGCATCTGCAGAAGAAGACCGCGATCATCGATGGTCTGTACAAAGGCATTCAAGACAATGATCCGGTCAGCCTGTACAAGGCCATGGTCGCCTCCGTCTTTCTGGAGAGCTTCTTGTTCTACTCCGGCTTCTTCTATCCGCTGTACTTGGCCGGACAAGGCAAAATGGTCGCCAGCGGGGAGATCATCAAGCTGATCATCCGGGACGAAAGTGTTCACGGCGTCTTCGTAGGCTTGCTGGCGCAAGAAATCTACAACAAGCAGAGCGCGGCCATGCAGCAGGAGCTGTCCCGGTTTGTGCAAGATCTGCTGATAGAGCTGTATGAGAACGAGCTGGAGTATACGGAGCATCTGTACGATGCGATCGGACTTACGCATGAAGTGAAGAAGTATATTCGCTATAACGCCAACAAAGCGCTCATGAACCTTGGCTTTGAGCCACACTTCCCGGAAGAGGAAGTCAACCCGGTCGTGCTGAACGGCATTCGCACCGAGACGAGCACGCATGATTTCTTCTCGACGAAGGGCAGCGGGTACCAGAAGGGGAAAGTGGAGCCTTTGCAGGACAAAGACTTTGCGATGCTGAACGATCGCGTGAAGCAATCGGAGATATTCTAA
- a CDS encoding pyridoxal phosphate-dependent decarboxylase family protein, translating to MTTKKFNLDLDREERMSIGEELLERINDYMGSVGGVRVSPELDVDAIVSFAQRLSFEHPVSAQEAIDHIVEGLTRFQVHTPHPRYFGLYNPRPNYMGIMADMVTAAFNPQLAAWSHAPIAVEIEQYVLKEIAAQFGYSAEAADGTFTTGGAEANLTAVLTALIHHFPSYGKEGLRSLKAQPVMYASAESHHSLVKAARSCGLGTDSLRIIPADSQLRMNVHALQRQIAADRAAGYAPCLLIATGGTTGAGAIDPIGELADVAEDEGLWLHVDAAYGGACVFAPELMEQLRDIRRADSITFDAHKWMSVPMGAGMYLTRHREVLHQAFSITADYMPKEGAGLNRVDPFTHSIQWSRRFIGLKLYLSLATAGWEGYRRVVRHQAEMGNRLRQELTRSNWTVVNDTVLPVVCFTDIRVPEESRAKFVSFICGEAVRSGQAWISVYDMNQEPALRACITNYETAEEDIIALVRLLNSARAQMMNKKER from the coding sequence ATGACAACGAAAAAATTCAATCTGGATTTGGACAGGGAAGAGCGAATGAGCATCGGAGAGGAACTGCTGGAACGAATCAATGACTATATGGGGAGCGTGGGCGGAGTCCGAGTCTCGCCTGAGCTAGATGTGGATGCGATCGTTTCGTTTGCGCAGAGATTATCGTTCGAGCATCCCGTCAGCGCGCAAGAGGCGATTGATCATATTGTGGAGGGATTAACCCGATTCCAGGTACATACGCCGCATCCCCGGTATTTCGGGCTGTATAATCCTCGGCCCAACTACATGGGAATTATGGCGGACATGGTCACCGCGGCGTTCAATCCGCAGCTTGCGGCGTGGAGTCATGCGCCCATAGCGGTCGAAATCGAGCAATACGTGCTGAAAGAAATCGCCGCCCAATTCGGTTATTCCGCCGAGGCGGCAGACGGGACATTTACGACGGGGGGAGCGGAGGCCAATCTGACGGCCGTGCTGACCGCATTGATTCATCATTTTCCGTCCTATGGCAAGGAAGGGCTGAGGTCGCTCAAGGCGCAGCCCGTGATGTACGCATCTGCGGAGAGCCACCATTCCCTGGTGAAGGCTGCGCGTTCATGCGGTCTGGGTACCGATTCGCTGCGCATCATTCCGGCGGACTCGCAATTGCGCATGAATGTCCATGCGCTTCAGCGGCAGATCGCGGCGGATCGCGCCGCCGGATATGCTCCGTGTCTCCTCATCGCGACGGGGGGAACGACCGGAGCCGGGGCGATCGATCCGATTGGCGAACTTGCGGATGTCGCGGAAGATGAAGGACTGTGGCTGCATGTGGATGCGGCATATGGCGGAGCCTGCGTGTTCGCGCCAGAACTGATGGAGCAGCTTCGTGACATTCGGCGGGCCGATTCGATTACCTTCGACGCGCATAAATGGATGTCTGTTCCGATGGGAGCGGGGATGTATTTGACGCGTCATCGTGAGGTTTTGCATCAAGCGTTCAGCATCACGGCCGATTATATGCCGAAGGAAGGGGCTGGCCTGAATCGAGTGGATCCGTTCACCCATTCGATTCAATGGTCGCGGAGATTTATCGGCTTGAAATTGTACTTATCGTTGGCGACGGCGGGCTGGGAAGGCTACCGCAGGGTGGTGCGGCACCAGGCCGAGATGGGGAACCGCTTGCGTCAGGAGCTGACGCGCTCGAATTGGACGGTCGTCAATGATACCGTGCTGCCCGTCGTATGCTTTACGGACATCCGCGTCCCGGAAGAGAGCCGAGCGAAGTTCGTCTCGTTCATCTGTGGAGAGGCAGTGCGTTCGGGACAGGCATGGATATCCGTATACGACATGAACCAAGAACCGGCGCTGCGGGCTTGCATCACGAATTATGAGACGGCTGAGGAAGATATTATCGCGCTGGTGAGGCTGCTCAATAGCGCAAGGGCGCAGATGATGAACAAAAAAGAAAGATAA
- a CDS encoding aminopeptidase produces MREFEKKLEKYAELAVKVGVNIQQGQILVIKTALDAAELVRLIVKKAYEAGASDVVVQWSDDAVDRLRFEMAPDETLQTFSAWYAKEREEFAAKGAAFMSIVSSSPDWLQGIHPARIASFNKAKATAMYPYSRYIQSDKVSWTMIAAPSPAWAAKVFPDVPEEEQVGRLWEAIFHAARVDTVNPVDAWKRHVATVQGRVNELNEKRYKALVFTSPGTHLTVELPEHHIWIGLQSTNEQGIAFISNMPTEEIYTAPLKTGVNGYVSSTMPLSYGGTIIDRFTLTFDKGRIVDVKAVEGEEILNNLIATDEGAHYLGEVALVPTDSPISQSKVLFYHTLFDENASNHLAIGSPYPICIEGGKTMSAEELAAAGLNASVTHVDFMIGSADMDIDGIRADGTREPIFRSGTWA; encoded by the coding sequence ATGAGGGAGTTCGAAAAGAAGCTTGAGAAGTATGCGGAGCTGGCGGTGAAGGTAGGCGTAAATATTCAACAGGGTCAGATCCTTGTCATCAAAACGGCGCTGGACGCTGCCGAATTGGTTCGCTTGATTGTAAAAAAGGCATACGAGGCCGGGGCGAGCGATGTCGTGGTTCAATGGAGCGACGATGCGGTAGATCGGCTGCGTTTTGAGATGGCGCCGGACGAGACGTTGCAGACGTTCTCCGCTTGGTATGCGAAGGAGCGGGAAGAGTTTGCGGCCAAGGGCGCGGCGTTCATGTCCATCGTCTCCTCCAGTCCGGATTGGCTGCAGGGGATTCATCCGGCACGCATCGCCAGCTTCAACAAGGCCAAGGCGACCGCAATGTATCCGTATAGCCGGTACATCCAGTCGGACAAGGTGAGCTGGACGATGATTGCCGCTCCTTCGCCGGCCTGGGCGGCGAAGGTGTTCCCGGACGTGCCGGAGGAAGAGCAAGTCGGCCGCCTGTGGGAGGCAATTTTCCATGCGGCGCGCGTCGATACGGTTAATCCGGTCGATGCATGGAAGCGGCATGTCGCCACCGTACAGGGCAGAGTGAATGAGTTGAATGAGAAGCGGTACAAAGCGCTCGTTTTTACATCGCCGGGCACGCACTTGACGGTTGAACTGCCGGAACATCACATCTGGATAGGGCTTCAGAGCACGAACGAGCAGGGCATCGCCTTTATCTCAAATATGCCGACGGAGGAGATTTACACGGCCCCGCTCAAAACCGGAGTGAACGGATATGTGTCAAGCACCATGCCCCTTAGCTATGGCGGGACAATCATTGATCGGTTTACCCTCACCTTTGACAAGGGCCGGATTGTGGATGTGAAGGCGGTAGAAGGAGAAGAGATTTTGAACAATCTCATTGCCACGGACGAAGGAGCCCATTATCTCGGGGAAGTGGCCCTTGTTCCAACTGATTCACCGATTTCCCAGTCGAAGGTGCTGTTCTATCATACCTTGTTCGATGAGAATGCTTCGAATCATTTGGCGATCGGAAGTCCATATCCCATCTGCATTGAAGGCGGAAAAACGATGTCCGCGGAGGAACTGGCGGCGGCCGGGTTAAATGCAAGCGTCACGCATGTTGATTTTATGATCGGCTCTGCCGATATGGACATCGATGGCATTAGGGCGGATGGAACGAGAGAACCCATCTTTCGCAGCGGGACTTGGGCGTGA